One genomic region from Conexibacter woesei DSM 14684 encodes:
- a CDS encoding Gfo/Idh/MocA family protein encodes MAAAATRAGSAAAAASGAAGLTAAVAGVRHPHVFVRVAQLRAREDVTLLGFFENDREIAVRFERETGLRRFDTLDALLAQQPDLLVSEALDTEMPALALAAAPHVRSLLLEKPGAPTLAAMDRLVAGLAAHPVDAHVAYQLHYSPSIARMRELLASGALGQITLARFNAGCPIGCGDELWQSVPGDLGGVMFTEGCHMLQLIVDALGVPQEVAGMIERLPAGTVVRSDVVKRDLFDDPAPDDESGVGRLMYEDVGVALLRWPTLVGTLDVTAWEATDWVHNWYLEFQGTNGTMKVRPVPPTLDLTLRTAAAGLAAGTHPTQEWESPAGHELTLVPDPAYERQLDAVLHRLRSGAEPSQASLHQAHDVIRVLDAIYRSSAERRTLALPAAAATSAAPAASAAPAAPAAPAAASAPPAAALPSQAPQQETA; translated from the coding sequence GTGGCGGCCGCTGCAACGCGCGCGGGCAGCGCCGCGGCCGCGGCCAGCGGCGCCGCCGGCCTGACCGCCGCGGTCGCGGGCGTCCGTCACCCGCACGTCTTCGTGCGCGTCGCACAGCTGCGAGCGCGCGAAGACGTGACGCTTCTGGGCTTCTTCGAGAACGATCGTGAGATCGCGGTCCGCTTCGAGCGAGAGACCGGCCTGCGCCGCTTCGACACGCTCGACGCACTGCTCGCGCAGCAGCCCGACCTGCTTGTCAGCGAGGCGCTCGACACCGAGATGCCGGCGCTCGCGCTCGCCGCAGCACCGCACGTCCGCTCGCTCCTGCTGGAGAAGCCGGGGGCGCCGACGCTCGCCGCGATGGACCGCCTCGTCGCTGGCCTCGCCGCGCATCCGGTCGACGCGCACGTCGCCTACCAGCTGCACTACTCGCCGAGCATCGCGCGGATGCGCGAGCTGCTGGCGAGCGGCGCGCTCGGCCAGATCACGCTCGCGCGCTTCAACGCCGGCTGCCCGATCGGCTGCGGCGACGAGCTGTGGCAGAGCGTCCCCGGCGACCTCGGCGGCGTGATGTTCACCGAGGGCTGCCACATGCTGCAGCTGATCGTCGACGCGCTCGGCGTGCCGCAGGAGGTCGCCGGCATGATCGAGCGGCTCCCGGCCGGCACCGTCGTGCGCTCCGACGTCGTCAAGCGCGACCTGTTCGACGATCCCGCGCCGGACGACGAGTCGGGCGTCGGGCGGCTGATGTACGAGGACGTCGGCGTCGCGCTGCTGCGCTGGCCGACGCTCGTCGGCACGCTCGACGTGACGGCGTGGGAGGCGACCGACTGGGTCCACAACTGGTACCTGGAGTTTCAGGGAACGAACGGGACGATGAAGGTCCGCCCCGTCCCACCGACGCTCGACCTGACGCTGCGCACGGCCGCCGCCGGCCTCGCCGCCGGCACCCATCCGACGCAGGAATGGGAGAGCCCCGCCGGCCACGAGCTGACGCTCGTCCCCGACCCCGCCTACGAGCGCCAGCTCGACGCCGTGCTCCACCGGCTGCGCTCCGGCGCCGAGCCGTCGCAGGCGTCGCTGCACCAGGCGCACGACGTGATCCGCGTGCTCGACGCGATCTACCGCTCCTCGGCCGAGCGCCGCACGCTCGCGCTCCCCGCCGCCGCGGCCACTTCCGCCGCGCCGGCCGCTTCCGCCGCGCCCGCCGCTCCGGCCGCCCCCGCCGCGGCGAGCGCGCCGCCGGCCGCCGCTCTCCCTTCCCAAGCCCCTCAGCAGGAGACCGCATGA
- a CDS encoding phosphotriesterase family protein — protein MIRTVVGDIPADQLGVTYAHEHLISTPPPWMAAKDPDLVILDKDAALAEARMFRAAGGVSMFEATAWDYGRDAAALREIAEATGVQIIACAGFNKGLWFEDRAGDWTVEQYEELMVREATEGIGDTGVKGGVIKFGTGYNSISPAEERVARAAARAHRRTGAPLHSHTEAGTMALEQVELMREEGVDVRRLAIAHLTRNVDPWYHRQVAATGVFLSFDQLSKVKYGPESGRVDALIALIEAGHLEQLLLGGDLARKSDLYAYERGPGLRFVLDTWIPRLRSELAERDYTSARIEEIVETLLVSNPRRYFAWGETY, from the coding sequence ATGATCCGCACCGTCGTCGGCGACATCCCCGCCGACCAGCTCGGCGTCACCTACGCGCACGAGCACCTGATCTCGACCCCGCCGCCGTGGATGGCGGCGAAGGACCCCGACCTCGTGATCCTCGACAAGGACGCGGCGCTCGCCGAGGCGCGCATGTTCCGCGCCGCCGGCGGCGTCTCGATGTTCGAGGCGACCGCATGGGACTACGGTCGCGACGCCGCCGCGCTGCGCGAGATCGCCGAGGCGACGGGCGTTCAGATCATCGCCTGCGCGGGCTTCAACAAGGGCCTCTGGTTCGAGGATCGCGCCGGCGACTGGACGGTCGAGCAGTACGAGGAGCTGATGGTCCGGGAGGCGACCGAGGGGATCGGCGACACGGGCGTCAAGGGCGGCGTGATCAAGTTCGGCACCGGCTACAACTCGATCTCCCCCGCCGAGGAGCGCGTCGCGCGCGCCGCCGCCCGCGCGCACCGCCGCACCGGCGCGCCCCTGCACTCGCACACCGAGGCCGGCACGATGGCGCTGGAGCAGGTCGAGCTGATGCGCGAGGAGGGCGTCGACGTGCGCCGCCTCGCGATCGCGCACCTGACCCGCAACGTCGACCCGTGGTACCACCGTCAGGTCGCCGCGACCGGCGTCTTCCTCTCGTTCGACCAGCTGTCGAAGGTCAAGTACGGCCCGGAGAGCGGCCGTGTCGACGCGCTGATCGCGCTGATCGAGGCCGGCCACCTGGAGCAGCTGCTGCTCGGCGGCGACCTCGCGCGCAAGTCCGACCTCTATGCCTACGAGCGCGGGCCCGGCCTCAGATTCGTGCTCGACACGTGGATCCCGCGGCTGCGCTCCGAGCTGGCCGAGCGCGACTACACGAGCGCGCGGATCGAGGAGATCGTCGAGACGCTGCTCGTCTCCAACCCGCGCCGCTACTTCGCGTGGGGCGAGACGTACTAG
- a CDS encoding xylulokinase has protein sequence MSERQDPVGRALRPARLGRADSLAPADSLASAAAAARPAPLASADSRASAAAAARPAPLVLGLDVGTSSVKALVLDGDGEVVESRSAPHALTPTPGAVEADPRGWWKAAQTAVGSLQTDPGSLVAVGLSGNMSSVVLLDASGEPLRPAPLLADPRGAEELEALDGELREALAASSRNPVNAISPLASLLWLAAHEPATLDATAVWVSAKDYVRLQLTGELASDSSDAHNSLVHDPVAREWQRELIARVGLPVSIFPPLRDGGASGGTVTATAAALTGLREGTPVAIGGADMATAALGSGAVERGTLALSLGTSVTALAPLGAGAASGAAGAAGVDAFADAWRGKLTYHPPPGDGGAYALASLLTGGLALNWLRALCGGTVPLPTAEDTVPDAADPLVFVPQLAGAGSPDFEPRLRGALLGVGPHAGGEQIAAALFEAIAFELAGIVELLGPESVQTVRATGGGANIDAWVQTIADVLGTPVDVLAHHDVSAIGAALLAREAIGAPLPPERVGRVARRFEPRREHAAAWQARAERYAEARALALAYARHEAPGADAPAPAAPGAPAPAPPAPPAASADAPPTSQAGPGGATP, from the coding sequence ATGAGCGAGCGGCAGGACCCGGTGGGCCGCGCCCTTCGCCCCGCCCGGCTCGGACGCGCGGACTCGCTCGCGCCGGCGGACTCGCTCGCGTCGGCGGCCGCGGCCGCGCGCCCCGCCCCTCTCGCGTCGGCGGACTCGCGCGCGTCGGCGGCCGCGGCTGCGCGCCCGGCCCCGCTCGTGCTCGGGCTCGACGTCGGAACCTCCAGCGTCAAGGCGCTCGTGCTCGACGGCGACGGCGAGGTCGTCGAGTCGCGCAGCGCGCCGCACGCGCTGACGCCGACGCCCGGCGCCGTAGAGGCCGACCCACGCGGCTGGTGGAAGGCGGCACAGACAGCGGTTGGCTCGTTGCAAACGGACCCCGGTTCGCTTGTCGCGGTCGGCCTCTCCGGGAACATGAGCAGCGTCGTGCTGCTCGACGCGTCCGGCGAGCCGCTGCGCCCCGCGCCACTGCTCGCGGACCCGCGCGGCGCGGAGGAGCTGGAGGCGCTCGACGGCGAGTTGCGCGAGGCGCTGGCCGCAAGCTCGCGCAACCCCGTCAACGCGATCTCCCCGCTCGCGTCGCTGCTGTGGCTCGCCGCCCACGAGCCGGCAACGCTCGACGCGACCGCGGTCTGGGTCAGCGCGAAGGACTACGTCCGCCTGCAGCTGACGGGCGAGCTGGCGAGCGATTCCAGCGACGCCCACAACTCGCTCGTTCACGACCCGGTCGCGCGCGAATGGCAGCGCGAGCTGATCGCCCGCGTCGGCTTGCCCGTCTCGATCTTCCCGCCGCTGCGCGACGGCGGCGCCTCCGGCGGCACCGTCACCGCCACCGCGGCCGCACTCACCGGCCTGCGCGAGGGCACGCCGGTCGCGATCGGCGGCGCCGACATGGCGACCGCAGCGCTCGGCTCCGGTGCTGTCGAACGCGGAACGCTCGCGCTCTCGCTCGGCACCTCAGTGACCGCGCTCGCGCCGCTGGGCGCCGGTGCTGCGAGCGGTGCGGCCGGTGCGGCGGGCGTGGACGCGTTCGCCGACGCCTGGCGCGGCAAGCTGACCTACCACCCGCCGCCCGGCGACGGCGGCGCCTACGCCCTCGCCTCGCTGTTGACCGGCGGTCTGGCGCTCAACTGGCTGCGCGCGCTCTGCGGTGGCACGGTCCCGCTGCCGACCGCCGAGGACACCGTCCCGGACGCCGCGGACCCGCTCGTGTTCGTGCCGCAGCTCGCGGGCGCCGGCTCGCCCGACTTCGAGCCGCGCCTGCGTGGCGCGCTGCTCGGCGTCGGGCCGCACGCGGGCGGCGAGCAGATCGCCGCCGCGCTGTTCGAGGCGATCGCGTTCGAGCTGGCGGGGATCGTCGAGCTGCTCGGCCCGGAGTCGGTGCAGACCGTCCGCGCGACCGGCGGCGGAGCGAACATCGACGCCTGGGTCCAGACGATCGCCGACGTGCTCGGCACGCCGGTCGACGTGCTCGCCCACCACGATGTCTCCGCGATCGGCGCCGCGCTGCTCGCCCGCGAGGCGATCGGCGCCCCGCTGCCGCCCGAGCGCGTCGGCCGCGTCGCTCGCCGCTTCGAGCCTCGGCGGGAGCACGCCGCCGCCTGGCAGGCCCGCGCGGAGCGCTACGCCGAAGCCCGCGCGCTCGCGCTGGCGTACGCACGACACGAGGCCCCCGGCGCGGACGCTCCCGCGCCGGCGGCCCCCGGCGCGCCGGCTCCCGCTCCGCCCGCGCCGCCCGCCGCCAGCGCGGACGCTCCCCCCACTTCGCAAGCAGGCCCAGGAGGCGCCACCCCATGA
- a CDS encoding GntR family transcriptional regulator — protein MEHPTAALEADALAPVDTTSGVPIYRQIAEQLAAHLEALPVGARLPSETAIARRAGVSRGTAVQALRELEHRDLVVRVQGSGTFKASPTPGSFTRSLDAGRLPSFSDDLKRAGHATRELISRCETAAADHETAAALGIEPGASIWAIERTVLADERPVVHIVSALRADRYPDVDAFAVAGGSLYAFLEERYGAAGRPTWADEEYSALNATTELCAALHVPVDRALLCSRRVAYLADGLAVELVRSYMRADAYRVRVTLLPGDGDQTAASELELRADLPGASPA, from the coding sequence ATGGAGCATCCGACAGCAGCGCTGGAGGCCGACGCGCTCGCGCCCGTCGACACGACGAGCGGCGTGCCGATCTACCGGCAGATCGCCGAGCAGCTCGCCGCGCACCTGGAGGCGCTGCCCGTCGGCGCCCGGCTGCCGTCGGAGACCGCGATCGCGAGGCGTGCGGGCGTCAGCCGCGGCACCGCCGTGCAGGCGCTGCGCGAGCTGGAGCACCGCGACCTCGTCGTGCGCGTCCAGGGCAGCGGCACGTTCAAGGCCTCCCCCACGCCCGGCTCGTTCACGCGCTCGCTCGACGCGGGCAGACTGCCGTCGTTCTCCGACGACCTCAAGAGAGCTGGCCACGCGACGCGTGAGCTGATCTCCCGCTGCGAGACCGCCGCCGCCGACCACGAGACGGCAGCCGCGCTCGGGATCGAGCCCGGCGCGTCGATATGGGCGATCGAGCGGACCGTGCTCGCCGACGAGCGGCCGGTCGTCCACATCGTCTCCGCGCTGCGCGCCGACCGCTACCCGGACGTCGACGCGTTCGCCGTCGCAGGCGGATCGTTGTACGCGTTCCTGGAGGAGCGCTACGGCGCGGCCGGCCGCCCGACGTGGGCGGACGAGGAGTACAGCGCGCTGAACGCGACGACAGAGCTGTGCGCAGCGCTGCATGTGCCGGTCGACCGCGCGCTGCTGTGCTCGCGACGGGTCGCCTACCTCGCCGACGGGCTGGCTGTCGAGCTGGTCCGCTCCTACATGCGCGCGGACGCCTACCGCGTGCGCGTCACGCTGCTGCCCGGCGACGGCGACCAGACCGCCGCGAGCGAGCTGGAGCTGCGCGCCGACCTGCCGGGGGCCTCGCCGGCATGA
- a CDS encoding ABC transporter permease: MSALPMERRASPLRARLLRSRELLVSYGLALALLIAFAIATPGGYEPDRILTILGQNAQLGIAAIGQTVVLLSGGLDLSIGPVMNMASVVSSAGMRGQDGNIAQGVALAIACGAGVGLVNGLLVSRAKIPPLLATLAVGTIVQGGYYVYTEGQPKGGVAPGLQSAADARVFDTIVPWWLVLWIAVWVVVAFLLYRTTWGRRFYAAGASPRAAWLSGVAVSRYVVGAYVLSGICAAIAGVALTAYTGSPSVSGADSYTLQTVAAAVIGGVAFSGGIGRLAGAFAGVSVLVFLSTILDTLNVDSAAQYIVQGAVLIGMMVVNRRLAGRGSGSAGR, encoded by the coding sequence GTGAGCGCGCTGCCGATGGAGCGCAGAGCGTCCCCGCTGCGCGCCCGCCTGCTGCGCAGCCGCGAGCTGCTCGTCTCCTACGGGCTCGCGCTCGCGCTGCTGATCGCGTTCGCGATCGCGACGCCGGGCGGCTACGAGCCAGACCGGATCCTCACGATCCTCGGTCAGAACGCCCAGCTCGGCATCGCCGCGATCGGTCAGACGGTCGTCCTGCTGTCCGGCGGGCTGGACCTCTCGATCGGCCCCGTGATGAACATGGCCAGCGTCGTCTCCAGCGCCGGCATGAGAGGGCAGGACGGCAACATCGCGCAGGGCGTCGCGCTCGCGATAGCCTGCGGCGCCGGCGTCGGTCTCGTCAACGGCCTGCTCGTCTCGCGCGCGAAGATCCCGCCGCTGCTCGCGACGCTGGCGGTCGGCACGATCGTCCAGGGCGGCTACTACGTCTACACGGAGGGGCAGCCGAAGGGCGGCGTCGCCCCCGGCCTCCAGTCCGCCGCCGACGCGCGCGTCTTCGACACGATCGTGCCGTGGTGGCTGGTGCTGTGGATCGCCGTCTGGGTCGTCGTCGCGTTCCTGCTCTACCGCACGACCTGGGGCCGGCGCTTCTACGCCGCCGGCGCGTCGCCGCGCGCGGCGTGGCTGTCCGGCGTCGCGGTCTCGCGCTACGTCGTCGGCGCGTACGTGCTGAGCGGCATCTGCGCCGCGATCGCGGGTGTCGCGCTCACCGCGTACACCGGTTCGCCGTCGGTCTCCGGCGCCGATTCGTACACGCTCCAGACGGTCGCCGCGGCCGTCATCGGCGGCGTCGCCTTCAGCGGCGGCATCGGCCGGCTCGCAGGCGCGTTCGCCGGTGTGTCGGTGCTCGTCTTCCTGTCGACGATCCTCGACACGCTCAACGTCGACTCGGCCGCGCAGTACATCGTCCAGGGCGCCGTCCTGATCGGGATGATGGTCGTGAATCGCCGGCTGGCCGGACGGGGGTCGGGCAGTGCGGGGCGCTGA
- a CDS encoding ABC transporter permease: MSALRATARRSSPLGTTTLAGLKPAFFITLVSIVAVVIAAIMSEPFRSPTNVESLLFQMAPLLLVAAGQAVVITTAGIDLSVGSMMSLATVLAAASSSSAALVIAIVLAVGLAGGLGNGLGVVSGVNPLVMTLGTMAIFRGVALLVLGQPGGIVPPDLLTPLTTVFGNVPLTFLLAVGAVVLLWLATAETRWGRALFAVGGDEGHARRARLPVKRTLLIAYSVSGMFAALAGLALVARIYSGDPNVGDPFALDSITAALIGGIAVTGGRGSVLAVIPAVLLLALTDNLLNLAGVFSYWQYIAKGVILILTLWAYHAAGRPSGLLAMARGGWRKPGGSSGAAGSSGSAAKGAAS, from the coding sequence ATGAGCGCCCTGCGCGCGACCGCGCGGCGCTCCTCGCCGCTCGGCACCACGACGCTCGCCGGGCTCAAGCCCGCGTTCTTCATCACGCTCGTCTCGATCGTCGCGGTCGTGATCGCCGCGATCATGTCCGAGCCGTTCCGCTCGCCGACGAACGTCGAGTCCCTGCTGTTCCAGATGGCGCCGCTGCTGCTCGTCGCGGCCGGTCAGGCCGTCGTCATCACGACCGCCGGCATCGACCTCTCGGTCGGCTCGATGATGTCGCTCGCGACCGTACTCGCGGCCGCCTCGTCCAGCTCCGCGGCGCTCGTGATCGCGATCGTGCTCGCCGTCGGGCTCGCCGGCGGCCTCGGCAACGGGCTCGGCGTCGTCTCGGGCGTCAACCCGCTCGTGATGACGCTCGGCACGATGGCGATCTTCAGAGGCGTCGCGCTGCTCGTGCTCGGCCAGCCCGGCGGGATCGTCCCGCCCGACCTGCTGACGCCGCTGACGACCGTCTTCGGCAACGTCCCGCTGACGTTCCTGCTCGCGGTCGGCGCCGTCGTGCTGCTGTGGCTCGCGACCGCCGAGACGCGCTGGGGCCGTGCGCTGTTCGCCGTCGGCGGCGACGAGGGTCACGCCCGACGTGCGCGCCTGCCCGTCAAGCGCACGCTGCTGATCGCCTACTCGGTCAGCGGTATGTTCGCCGCGCTCGCCGGCCTCGCGCTCGTCGCGCGGATCTACTCGGGCGACCCGAACGTCGGCGACCCCTTCGCGCTCGACTCGATCACCGCCGCACTGATCGGCGGCATCGCTGTCACTGGCGGGCGCGGCTCCGTGCTCGCCGTGATCCCGGCGGTGCTGCTGCTGGCGCTGACCGACAACCTGCTCAACCTCGCGGGCGTCTTCAGCTACTGGCAGTACATCGCCAAGGGCGTGATCCTGATCCTCACGCTGTGGGCCTACCACGCCGCCGGCAGACCGTCCGGCCTGCTCGCGATGGCGCGCGGCGGATGGCGGAAGCCTGGCGGCTCCTCCGGCGCCGCCGGCTCGTCTGGCTCTGCCGCGAAGGGAGCGGCGTCGTGA
- a CDS encoding ATP-binding cassette domain-containing protein has translation MRSGALVGAGPASDFTRESLVASMVGRELEQLYPDRSAARPDAAPILTFDAVGGHGVHDVSLTVKPGQIVGIAGLEGHGQHVVAELAAGVRRVRSGSIAIDETRAKLRSPREAIAAGIAFVPPDRRSSGLMLPLSIAENLTVAAAHRLHPSRLLSRAVEQRAIAPVAERLRLRYASMEQRVGELSGGNQQKVLFGRWLLVPNLRLLVLDDPTRGVDVGARAEIYSVLRELADRGVGVLLVSTDMLELIGLADEIHVMYEGAVRGTVPGHSATEEEIMTLASGVTA, from the coding sequence ATGCGCTCCGGAGCGCTCGTCGGCGCCGGCCCTGCCTCCGACTTCACGCGCGAGTCGCTCGTCGCCTCGATGGTCGGGCGCGAGCTGGAGCAGCTCTACCCAGACCGCAGCGCCGCCCGCCCCGATGCAGCACCGATCCTCACGTTCGACGCGGTCGGCGGTCACGGCGTGCATGACGTCTCGCTGACCGTCAAACCGGGCCAGATCGTCGGGATCGCCGGACTCGAGGGCCACGGACAGCACGTCGTCGCCGAGCTGGCGGCCGGCGTCCGCCGCGTCCGCTCCGGCTCGATCGCGATCGACGAGACGCGCGCGAAGCTGCGCTCCCCGCGCGAGGCGATCGCAGCCGGCATCGCGTTCGTGCCGCCGGACCGGCGCAGCAGCGGCCTGATGCTGCCGCTCTCGATCGCCGAGAACCTGACCGTCGCCGCCGCCCACCGGCTGCATCCGTCGCGGCTGCTGAGCCGCGCCGTCGAGCAGCGCGCGATCGCGCCGGTCGCCGAGCGCCTCAGACTGCGCTACGCGTCGATGGAGCAGCGCGTCGGGGAGCTGTCCGGCGGCAACCAGCAGAAGGTCCTGTTCGGCCGCTGGCTGCTCGTTCCCAACCTGCGCCTGCTGGTGCTCGACGACCCGACCCGCGGGGTCGACGTCGGCGCCCGCGCCGAGATCTACAGCGTCCTGCGCGAGCTGGCCGACAGAGGCGTCGGCGTGCTGCTCGTCTCGACCGACATGCTCGAGCTGATCGGGCTCGCCGACGAGATCCACGTCATGTACGAGGGAGCCGTGCGCGGGACCGTGCCCGGCCACTCCGCCACCGAGGAAGAGATCATGACCCTTGCCTCCGGGGTGACCGCATGA
- a CDS encoding ABC transporter substrate-binding protein, giving the protein MIKTVRRLRLPALAAVAAAALTVAGCGSSSSSSSGSATTRADPGGKFTIGYDVYWLGNSWSTQLAEEFRAAAERNRDSIEKVVYTQSDNQVQKQISNVQSMISRRVDAIIMTPISPSASVPVIQQANRAGIPVILVAGQADTRDTAAEVRADDIVFGRTGAEWLVRELGGRGKIYVLNGLPGFSTDTLRWKGAKDVFDRYPDIEVVADAHAAWDTARAKTAVSNMLAAHPEVDGVWSQGGAMTLGAIQAFRAAGKPLVPMTGENNNGLMKVWDSLNRAGDRRFDSIGVVNPTWVGSEALTQTLNLLRGDEVRKVNLVNPAPITSDNLADYVRTDLPDSFWVDTRLDDAQIRALFDR; this is encoded by the coding sequence ATGATCAAGACCGTTCGGCGGCTGCGCCTTCCAGCGCTCGCCGCCGTCGCCGCCGCCGCGCTGACCGTTGCAGGATGCGGCAGCTCGTCGTCCTCGTCGTCCGGCTCCGCCACGACTAGAGCCGACCCCGGCGGCAAGTTCACGATCGGCTACGACGTCTACTGGCTCGGCAACAGCTGGTCGACCCAGCTGGCCGAGGAGTTCAGAGCCGCGGCCGAGCGCAACAGAGACTCGATCGAGAAGGTCGTCTACACGCAGTCGGACAACCAGGTCCAGAAGCAGATCTCGAACGTCCAGTCGATGATCTCGCGCAGAGTCGACGCGATCATCATGACCCCGATCTCGCCGTCCGCCTCGGTCCCCGTGATCCAGCAGGCCAACCGCGCCGGCATCCCCGTCATCCTCGTCGCGGGCCAGGCCGACACGAGAGACACCGCCGCCGAAGTGCGCGCCGACGACATCGTCTTCGGCAGAACCGGCGCCGAGTGGCTCGTCAGAGAGCTCGGCGGCAGAGGCAAGATCTACGTCCTCAACGGCCTCCCCGGCTTCTCCACCGACACGCTGCGATGGAAGGGCGCCAAGGACGTCTTCGACAGATACCCCGACATCGAGGTCGTCGCCGACGCGCACGCCGCGTGGGACACCGCCAGAGCGAAGACCGCCGTCTCCAACATGCTCGCCGCGCACCCCGAGGTCGACGGCGTCTGGTCGCAGGGCGGCGCGATGACGCTCGGCGCGATCCAGGCGTTCAGAGCCGCCGGCAAGCCGCTCGTCCCGATGACGGGCGAGAACAACAACGGCCTGATGAAGGTGTGGGACTCGCTCAACAGAGCGGGCGACAGAAGATTCGACTCGATCGGCGTCGTCAACCCGACCTGGGTCGGCTCGGAGGCGCTGACGCAGACGCTGAACCTGCTGAGAGGCGACGAGGTCAGAAAGGTGAACCTGGTCAACCCGGCCCCGATCACCTCGGACAACCTCGCCGACTACGTCCGCACCGACCTGCCGGACAGCTTCTGGGTCGACACGAGACTCGACGATGCCCAGATCAGAGCACTCTTCGATCGCTGA
- a CDS encoding cupin domain-containing protein, which yields MSYRVLPADQAFWRPSNQLGVDNTDLAGQLGATSLGARLWQLRPGQFSTRHRHAEEHELYVVLEGIGRIRVADDLLTLAPLSALLVEPRTVRQVFNDTDADALWLVVGAPPEAANTLEMTPEKLADMYPDGPRAPPPEPTPG from the coding sequence ATGAGCTACCGCGTGCTTCCGGCCGATCAGGCGTTCTGGCGCCCGTCCAACCAGCTTGGCGTCGACAACACCGATCTCGCCGGTCAGCTCGGTGCCACGTCACTCGGCGCGCGGCTGTGGCAGCTGCGGCCGGGGCAGTTCTCGACGCGCCATCGCCATGCCGAGGAGCACGAGCTGTACGTCGTGCTGGAGGGGATCGGTCGCATCCGCGTCGCGGACGACCTGCTCACGCTCGCGCCACTCTCCGCGCTGCTGGTCGAGCCGCGGACGGTGCGCCAGGTCTTCAACGACACCGATGCGGACGCGCTCTGGCTCGTCGTCGGCGCGCCGCCGGAGGCGGCGAACACGCTGGAGATGACACCGGAGAAGCTGGCCGACATGTATCCGGACGGGCCCAGAGCGCCACCGCCCGAGCCCACGCCCGGCTGA